The Amphiprion ocellaris isolate individual 3 ecotype Okinawa chromosome 6, ASM2253959v1, whole genome shotgun sequence genome contains a region encoding:
- the clip1a gene encoding CAP-Gly domain-containing linker protein 1 isoform X2: protein MSTAKASGIKVPSKIARPPGTGAPKTNPSTAKVAVADKSAASASGGDAKNSEENFQIGERVWVNGNKPGYIQFLGETQFAPGQWAGIVLDEPIGKNDGSVAGVRYFQCEALRGIFTRPSKLSRTEGEANGTQTAPPSRAASPTPSVGSVASQTPATKSSLPSSTTAAKKASTATPATPVTPSSNLTRTNSESVSNLSETGSVKKGERELKMGDRVLVGGTKAGVVRFLGETDFAKGEWCGVELDEPLGKNDGAVAGTRYFQCQPKYGLFAPVHKVTRIGFPSTTPAKSKTTVRKVVATPSGLKRSPSASSISTMSSVASSVSAKPSRTGLLTETSSRYNRKISGTTALQEALKEKQQHIEQLMAERDMERAEVAKATGHVGEMEQELSLLRDDQEQMETKMDQLRALVEAADKDKVELLNQLEEERRKVEDLQFRVEEACITKGDLETQTRLEHAHIKELEQSLLFEKTKAEKLQRELEDTRVATVSERSRIMELERDLSLRTREVADLQLRLGMQQGSEDSNSTLSPLLEEIHSLRDQLASQEANQREELGKYKEKLEAQEKVHSEAVAQLQASSVKLSGDKEQLQMRISQAEKENADIVELWRSKMESAVASHQQAMEELKVSFSKDAGAQTEELIETKSALEKLKVEHKLALDEAGAKCDAEASAWTQEMQALKAQLLSLTEEKERLEESLRSSVERAEEQHLVEMEDVLGKLHAAELRVKELEEKEASQAQQTQDKDKETKEQMAEMVALRSQIAQGNQELVALKKQLEEAQSQGNNQGVKVCELSSQLEGKQQEVLSLQQSLTTVKEEKDTLEQELGGLKQKFAESTEEQGKSAKTMQETLEKLTKKEEQCISLTTESESLRSQLAGLERKLKAADEKLEQLSKDKSKLENDISNMMKASGDSSVQLTKMNEDLMQKERRLEELQNQLAEEKEKAAHLNEQLQLEQSHKEQELKEARDTHQTQISSLQEKITTMEKTVKQSENLVEELKASQEKSLSQASELHVKELEVLQSQADKLKQDLSSSKDKNQELEKLVSELQPYKEQVQCLSAELDSSKHDIEQLSKKLEKLNLDLENVSKENEDVKGEKNELEKQLSDVQTKLSALEISHQQFSVQNEELQITRDKLSKHQEELLTNNKRLEEERMSLDKELEKLKDCLQEEQAENKQLKHGNGEYLLQIEELQRQIAEKNDALVKHQQDIQQIEAKKKQLFKDYENVCKERNRLEEDLNESKSKLTSEKDNLILERDTARNAKKSVDAKNAELQAKLKSLNLEKEDLTLKNTQLQAQAEMLTKEKMEMSSEISAAVLDTKNLETVKEELQNKLSVTKKDLESYVHECEELKASKMSLAQMLEEFKTSSQVTDSEKLHLLQEKEDLLASQRKASNEKDELLREIQELKEKLQVSAEQLSQSNVKFKEALSSFEQEKQAFCLQNSETEMALHALRKEKMSLDSALEQQKMDCERLTGEKGELEEKHTKAISEKNALSLERDKLASDIRTMKNQLDSSSRTNAELVEEKTQLTTMLEETKRQKDEVEAEKTCLKREKADLQNELQKHCSDIKTLEKGKTELVEKHSKLTMDFEKANLELGKQLENLTKDYQHIQSLQTEADKKAQSLQKDNQDLLQEIQKLKRQSESVSEAKHMLETQLEAESSERNKATSDKESLSKQIEELQKTLSKVTENSNEISSKLKNTDEQKRSLMADMEAMKTQMKQQDEEKSQLAEDKEQLLSKLEEMSKQMTLLTTEKEDLLSSRCKLEQDVSSLHTNKENWLAERSELLKQLECLQTSQKQLQVDIKALHTDKEVLEKQYKSAVAEVSASAIVKEEISSSISHLTAQKDALQVERDEAVQQVKQLESHLKNAVSKQLEASEASGKTAEALEQLTKEKAALMQEKSEVQSLLEELQSAKQETERQLESLKKENSTYQEDLNVSKKQLCTETERTKSLCQEIEDLKEAVSVKSQSLQMLQDENNKLTQELDNNHRDQGDLVKLKGEHSKLKKQLEEIKKSESTLKEQLDKEKAALQQSIHKNSALISEKDQQVENLKSELTVLRGESASVKTLQGTIQALEQDKANLQDRIQRLEKDQAAGPDTINKSSGDAVLDQLREDKETAESQIDFLNSVIVDLQRKNEELKDKLEKMAAAALNGNNPSELDNYDSHDKQPTKKKPPPRLFCDICDCFDLHDTEDCPTQMQMPDSPPHTTYHGNKGEERPYCDICEVFGHWTDSCNDDQTF, encoded by the exons CAAGATAGCCAGGCCACCAGGAACAGGAGCCCCTAAGACCAATCCCAGTACAG caaaagTTGCTGTAGCTGACAAATCAGCTGCAAGTGCCAGCGGAGGAGATGCCAAGAACTCTGAGGAGAACTTCCAGATTGGGGAGCGAGTATGGGTGAATGGAAACAAGCCAGGCTACATACAGTTCTTGGGAGAGACACAGTTTGCCCCTGGACAGTGGGCAGGGATTGTTCTAGATGAGCCGATTGGGAAAAATGACGGGTCGGTGGCAGGGGTGCGCTACTTCCAGTGCGAAGCCCTGCGAGGGATATTTACCCGCCCATCTAAGTTGTCTCGCACAGAGGGGGAGGCTAATGGGACCCAGACCGCACCACCTTCCCGTGCTGCATCACCCACTCCCTCAGTTGGAAGCGTGGCCTCACAAACGCCCGCCACTAAATCATCATTACCCTCAAGTACTACGGCAGCCAAGAAGGCCTCCACTGCTACACCTGCAACACCAGTTACACCATCTTCCAACCTCACGCGCACAAACAGTGAATCTGTCTCCAACCTCTCAGAGACTGGATCAGTCAAGAAGGGGGAACGGGAACTGAAGATGGGTGACCGTGTTTTG GTTGGTGGCACAAAGGCAGGAGTGGTGCGTTTTCTTGGTGAAACAGATTTTGCCAAAGGCGAGTGGTGTGGTGTGGAGTTGGACGAACCCTTAGGAAAGAATGATGGAGCAGTTGCAGGCACAAG ATATTTTCAGTGCCAACCCAAGTATGGCTTATTTGCTCCAGTGCACAAAGTCACACGCATTGGCTTCCCTTCCACCACTCCAGCTAAATCAAAAACAACAGTTCGGAAAGTAGTGGCCACACCGTCAGGGCTAAAGAGAAGCCCAAGTGCCTCATCCATCAGTACCATGAGCTCTGTGGCGTCTTCTGTTAGCGCTAAGCCCAGCCGCACAGGCCTG CTGACAGAGACATCGTCAAGGTATAATCGAAAGATTTCAGGCACCACAGCTCTGCAGGAGGCActgaaggaaaagcaacaacatATTGAGCAGCTAATGGCTGAGAGGGACATGGAAAGAGCAGAGGTTGCCAAGGCCACTGGCCATGTTGGAGAGATGGAGCAAGAACTTAGCCTGCTCAGGGATGATCAGGAGCAG ATGGAGACAAAGATGGATCAGTTGCGTGCCTTGGTAGAAGCTGCAGACAAAGATAAAGTGGAGCTGCTAAATCAACTAGAGGAGGAGCGTAG GAAGGTGGAGGACCTTCAGTTTCGTGTAGAGGAAGCTTGCATTACCAAAGGAGACCTGGAG ACGCAGACCAGACTGGAGCATGCCCACATTAAGGAGCTTGAACAGAGCCTGCTCTTTGAAAAGACCAAAGCTGAGAAACTCCAAAGAGAGTTAGAAGACACTAGG GTTGCGACTGTATCAGAGAGATCCCGTATTATGGAGCTCGAGCGGGACCTTTCACTGAGAACAAGAGAGGTAGCTGACCTGCAGCTGCGTCTTGGGATGCAGCAGGGTTCTGAGGATTCAAATTCTACTCTTTCTCCACTCCTGGAAGAGATACATTCTCTGAGGGACCAGTTGGCTTCTCAAGAAGCTAATCAGAGGGAAGAGCTAGGGAAATACAAGGAGAAGCTAGAAGCTCAAGAAAAAGTCCATAGTGAGGCAGTTGCCCAGCTTCAGGCCTCCTCTGTAAAGCTCTCTGGCGACAAAGAGCAGTTGCAGATGCGCATAAGCCAGGCTGAGAAGGAAAATGCTGATATTGTTGAACTGTGGCGCTCCAAGATGGAGTCTGCCGTCGCCTCTCACCAGCAAGCCATGGAGGAACTGAAGGTGTCCTTCAGCAAAGATGCAGGTGCCCAGACAGAAGAGCTTATAGAAACCAAAAGTGCACTGGAAAAGCTGAAAGTGGAACACAAGTTGGCACTTGATGAAGCTGGAGCTAAATGTGACGCTGAAGCCTCTGCTTGGACTCAGGAGATGCAAGCGCTGAAGGCACAGCTGTTGTCTTTGACTGAGGAAAAGGAGCGACTGGAGGAGTCGCTAAGATCCAGTGTTGAGAGAGCAGAGGAGCAGCACCTTGTGGAGATGGAGGATGTTCTTGGGAAGCTTCATGCTGCTGAACTTAGGGTGAAGGAGCTCGAGGAGAAAGAAGCATCACAGGCACAACAGACTCAAGACAAGGACAAAGAAACCAAAGAGCAGATGGCAGAAATGGTGGCTCTGCGCAGCCAAATAGCACAAGGTAACCAGGAGCTTGTGGCTCTAAAGAAGCAATTAGAGGAGGCACAGAGCCAAGGAAACAACCAGGGTGTAAAG GTTTGTGAATTGAGCTCTCAGTTGGAGGGCAAACAGCAGGAAGTTCTCTCCTTACAGCAGAGTCTTACTACTGtaaaggaggagaaggacacCCTGGAACAAGAGCTTGGAGGCCTG AAACAAAAGTTTGCTGAAAGCACAGAGGAGCAGGGTAAATCTGCAAAAACTATGCAAG aaacACTTGAGAAGCTCACTAAGAAGGAGGAGCAGTGTATATCTTTGACTACAGAATCAGAGTCCCTAAGAAGTCAGCTTGCTG GGCTGGAGAGGAAGCTGAAAGCTGCAGATGAAAAGCTTGAGCAGCTTTCGAAGGACAAAAGCAAACTGGAAAATGATATTTCCAACATGATGAAGGCATCTGGTGATAGTTCAGTACAGCTTACCAAAATGAATGAGGACCTCATGCAGAAAGAAAG GAGACTTGAGGAGTTACAGAATCAGTTagcagaggagaaggagaaggcgGCACATTTGAATGAACAactccagctagaacagtcccACAAAGAGCAGGAGCTGAAAGAGGCCAGAGATACACATCAGACTCAAATAAGTAGCCTTCAGGAGAAGATTACCACCATG GAGAAGACCGTTAAACAAAGTGAGAATCTGGTCGAGGAGCTGAAGGCCTCACAGGAGAAGTCCCTCTCTCAGGCCTCAGAGCTCCATGTGAAGGAACTTGAGGTGCTGCAAAGTCAGGCTGATAAGCTGAAGCAGGATTTGTCCTCCTCCAAGGACAAAAACCAAGAGCTAGAGAAGCTGGTATCTGAGCTGCAGCCATACAAGGAACAGGTTCAG TGTCTTTCTGCTGAGCTTGACTCCTCCAAGCATGATATTGAACAATTGTccaaaaaactggaaaaactgaatCTAGATCTGGAAAATGTGTCTAAGGAAAATGAGGATGTTAAGGGCGAGAAGAACGAACTGGAGAAACAGCTTTCAGATGTGCAGACTAAACTTTCTGCCCTCGAGATTAGTCACCAGCAATTTTCAGTCCAGAATGAAGAACTGCAAATAACCAGAGATAAACTTTCCAAACATCAAGAGGAACTACTCACCAATAACAAGCGTTTAGAAGAAGAGAGGATGTCATTGGACAAGGAACTGGAGAAGCTTAAAGACTGTCTTCAAGAAGAAcaggctgaaaacaaacaactgaagcATGGTAATGGTGAATACCTGCTCCAAATTGAGGAGCTTCAAAGAcaaattgcagagaaaaatgatgctCTTGTAAAGCATCAGCAAGACATCCAGCAAATTGAGGCTAAAAAGAAGCAACTCTTCAAGGATTATGAAAATGTCTGCAAAGAGAGGAACCGGCTTGAAGAGGACCTCAATGAAAGCAAGTCAAAGCTAACATCTGAGAAAGACAATCTGATATTAGAGAGAGATACTGCTAGAAATGCCAAGAAGTCTGTTGATGCTAAGAACGCTGAGTTGCAGGCAAAACTTAAATCCTTGAACTTGGAAAAAGAAGATCTTACATTGAAGAATACCCAGCTCCAGGCCCAAGCAGAAATGCTGACAAAAGAGAAGATGGAGATGTCCTCTGAAATCAGTGCTGCTGTGTTGGATACAAAGAACCTTGAGACAGTGAAGGAGGAGCTCCAGAATAAGCTCAGTGTCACAAAGAAAGATTTAGAAAGCTATGTCCATGAATGTGAAGAACTCAAAGCCTCAAAAATGAGCTTGGCTCAGATGTTGGAAGAGTTCAAGACGAGCAGTCAGGTGACTGATTCTGAAAAACTTCACCTTCTACAGGAGAAAGAAGACCTACTTGCAAGCCAAAGAAAAGCCTCTAATGAGAAGGACGAGCTCCTCAGAGAGATACAAGAACTAAAGGAGAAGCTTCAAGTCTCTGCAGAACAACTGTCTCAGTCTAATgtgaaatttaaagaagcattaTCATCTTTTGAGCAAGAGAAGCAAGCGTTTTGCCTTCAGAATTCTGAAACTGAGATGGCCCTACATGCTTTACGAAAAGAAAAGATGAGCCTGGATTCAGCActagagcagcagaaaatggaCTGTGAGCGTTTGACAGGGGAAAAGGGAGAGTTAGAAGAGAAGCACACGAAGGCCATATCTGAGAAAAATGCTCTGTCGCTTGAGCGTGATAAGCTAGCTAGTGATATCCGAACAATGAAGAACCAATTGGACAGTTCCTCTAGAACTAATGCTGAGCTTGTTGAAGAGAAAACTCAATTAACAACAATGCTAGAAGAAACCAAACGCCAAAAAGATGAGGTGGAAGCAGAGAAGACCTGtttgaaaagagaaaaggcTGACCTACAAAATGAACTGCAGAAACATTGCTCTGATATTAAAACTCTTGAAAAGGGCAAAACGGAACTTGTTGAAAAGCATAGTAAACTAACAATGGATTTTGAGAAGGCCAATTTAGAGCTTGGTAAACAGTTAGAAAACCTTACAAAAGATTATCAGCATATTCAGTCATTGCAGACTGAGGCTGATAAAAAAGCACAGTCCTTGCAGAAAGACAACCAGGACCTTCTTCAGGAGATCCAGAAGTTAAAACGTCAGTCTGAATCAGTGTCAGAGGCCAAGCACATGCTTGAGACCCAGCTAGAGGCTGAATCCAGTGAACGGAATAAAGCAACATCTGACAAGGAAAGTCTTTCCAAACAAATTGAGGAATTGCAGAAAACATTGTCCAAAGTTACAGAAAATAGTAATGAGATTTCCTCTAAATTGAAGAATACTGATGAGCAAAAGAGGTCCTTAATGGCAGATATGGAGGCtatgaaaacacaaatgaagcagcaagatgaagaaaaaagtcaGTTAGCAGAAGATAAAGAACAGCTATTATCTAAACTTGAGGAGATGAGCAAACAGATGACCCTCTTGACCACAGAGAAGGAGGACCTTTTATCCAGCCGCTGTAAATTAGAGCAGGATGTTTCTTCTCTccacacaaacaaagaaaactggcTTGCAGAACGATCAGAGCTTCTAAAACAACTGGAGTGTTTGCAGACCAGCCAGAAACAGCTACAGGTTGACATCAAGGCCCTACACACTGATAAAGAAGTTCTGGAAAAGCAATACAAGAGTGCTGTCGCAGAAGTATCGGCTTCTGCCATTGTGAAAGAAGAAATTTCCTCCAGCATCTCACATCTAACGGCTCAGAAGGATGCCCTGCAGGTGGAGAGAGATGAAGCCGTCCAGCAAGTCAAGCAGCTCGAGTCACATCTCAAAAATGCAGTTTCTAAGCAGCTTGAG GCTTCAGAGGCCTCTGGCAAGACTGCTGAGGCTCTTGAACAGCTGACAAAAGAGAAAGCCGCTTTGATGCAGGAGAAGAGCGAAGTTCAGTCTTTGTTAGAAGAGCTCCAGAGTGCCAAGCAGGAAACAGAGAGGCAG ttggAATCTCTGAAGAAAGAGAATTCCACATATCAAGAAGATCTGAATGTATCCAAAAAGCAACTTTGCACAGAAACTGAGAGGACCAAGAGTCTGTGCCAGGAAAT TGAGGACCTTAAAGAAGCAGTTTCTGTAAAGTCACAGTCCCTGCAGATGCTGCAAGATGAGAACAACAAGCTGACTCAGGAGCTTGATAACAATCACAGAGACCAGGGTGATCTTGTGAAG CTGAAGGGTGAGCACTCAAAACTCAAAAAGCAACTGGAAGAGATAAAGAAAAG TGAGAGCACCTTGAAGGAGCAGTTGGACAAGGAGAAGGCTGCCCTCCAACAGTCCATCCATAAAAACAGTGCCTTAATCTCAGAAAAGGACCAGCAGGTGGAAAACCTGAAGAGTGAG CTGACTGTACTGCGTGGGGAAAGTGCCTCAGTTAAGACACTGCAGGGTACAATTCAGGCCTTGGAGCAGGACAAAGCTAATCTACAGGATCGTATTCAGAGACTGGAGAAGGACCAGGCTGCAGGGCCTGACACCATCAACAAGTCCTCAG GTGATGCGGTTTTGGACCAGTTGAGGGAGGATAAGGAGACTGCAGAGAGTCAG ATTGATTTCCTGAATTCAGTCATTGTTGACCTCCAGAGGAAGAACGAGGAACTTAAGGACAAATTGGAGAAAATGGCAGCTGCTGCTCTCAATGGGAATAATCCCAGTGAGCTGGATAACTATGATAG ccaTGACAAGCAACCCACGAAGAAGAAACCTCCCCCAAGACTGTTCTGTGACATCTGCGATTGCTTCGATCTCCACGACACCGAGGACTGTCCCACACAAATGCAGATGCCTGACTCCCCTCCACACACCACCTACCACGGCAATAAGGGTGAAGAACGGCCATACTGCGACATCTGTGAGGTCTTTGGCCACTGGACCGATTCCTGTAACGATGATCAGACcttttaa